The window GCCCGCCCGGCAGGTGTGGTCGGACACGGCCGGCCGCGGTGAGATCTGGGCTCCGGAGATCGTCACGGACGGCGGCCGCTACTACATCTACTTCTCGGCCGGCCGCGGGTCGGCCCACCGGATGTACGTCATCAGCTCGGCGGCCCCGGACAGCGGATATACCGGCGAGACCCAGTTGGCCCTGCCGGACAACAAGTGGGCCATCGACGGGACCCAGTTCACCTTCAACGGGCAGCGCTGGTTCGTCTGGTCCGGCTGGGCCGGCGACACCAACGTCGAGCAGAACCTCTACATCGCCCGGATGAGTAGTCCCACCACGCCGACCGGCGCCCGGTACGTCATCTCGCAGCCGCGGGAGAGCTGGGAACGGGTGGTCGGCAACCCGTTCATCAACGAGAGCCCCGAAGCCATCAAGGACCCGAACGGGCAGTTGCACATCGTGTACTCCGCCAACGGTAGCTGGAGTGACCAGTACTGCCTGGCCGACCTGCGGCTGCGGGCCGGCGGCGACCCGACGTACGTCTGGGACTGGTACAAGTCGAACGGCTGCCTGTTCGGCTCCAACCGCGCGACGATGATGTCCGGCTGGGACCCGACGCTTTACGTCAACGGCCCCGGCCACCACAGCTTCGTCCTGCTCAACGGCGACATCAACACCAGCCCGCCCGCCGGCCCGAAGTTTCCCCTGATGTTCCACGCGGTTCCGAAGGGAACGCCGTACGCGTGGGAGAACCGGTACTGGTACACCGGAACGTTCACCTGGTGGGGCAACACCACCTACAGCCGAACCAACGTCCCCGGCCCGACCGCCGACACCGGCTGGAGCCTCAAGTTCTTCGAGTAGGGCGGCAGGCGCGGCCGAGGTCCCGTGAAATCGGGGCAGGCCGGAGGAGGCGCGGGGATCTCGTACTCGTGGCTGTTCCTCGAACAGGGGCCCGCTTTGCCGCGATGGCATCGCGCCCGCCAGACCGCCGGTCGTAGGTGACGTTCGAGGCCCTGCTGGCCAATCACCCGGAACCAGCTCGACAGAGGCTCTACCGGGCGCATCGCCTCGTCTGGAAGAATCGGCGTGCCTCTCGGAACCACCCTAATGCGCTGCTGGTGTCCATCGGGGGTTTCTGCCACTGAGGGCCAGTGCGCGGTCGAGCACGGGTGCGTCTGCGTCTTGGGGTACTTCGTCACCCAGAAGGCCGAGACTGCGCATGCGGGGTGCCTCACGCGAGTATGTCGCGAACGTGGCTTCGGCCAAGGCCGGGGGAATGGTGCGCCGTTGTCCGGTGGCTGCTGCCGTGTCCCAGGCGTGAACGGTGAATTCGGCGATCAGGATCCCGCCGAGAGCGGTCGCGGGCATGGTCGGTCCGCCGAGGCCGGCCTCGCCCTCCCACGCTGCTGGCTCGGACCAGGCCCTGGCCGCCGGTTCCGCTCTGCCGGCCACGAGCAACGCCCACTCGGACTCTGGCCGCCCGGCGAGGAGTGGCACAGGGCTCGCGGTCAGCAGGCCCGGATCCGATGCAGTGCGGGTGCCCGCGTCTCTCGTCATCAGCAGCATCATGGCGATGTGATTGACGAGGTCTTTCACCGTCCACGCCGAACACGGCGTCGGGTTGTGATACTGGTCGACCGGTGCACCGCGCACAGCGTCCACGACCAGATCGATGCTCTGCGCCAACTGCTCCACCTTCGTCGCCGGCAGCATGCGGCATCCCTCCTGCGAAGTCGACTGCGACGAACGCAATCACCGCGGTTGGCCCCTCATTCGTAGGGCGTCGGCCTAGTCGATGAAGACGCTCCACGCGGTGGCGTTGAGGTTGTCGGAGAGGAAGATGTCGGTTCCTCCCAGGCGCTCTTCCCAGGACGGCATGAGTTCGGCCGCGCGGGCGGTGACCGCATCCATCCAGACCTTGATTTCCGCCTGCTTGTTGTTGGCCCGCACCTTGGCGGCGGCCGAGGCTTCCTTCATGTCGACCGTGCGCAGTGCTTCGGAAGCAGCGGCGCGCAGGTCCCGGATGTACTCCCGGTTCGTCGCCACGTCCTCGGGCGTACCGGGCAGGGCCATATGGCCGGTGACGATGGTCTCGTAGTCGTACTCCAGCAACTGGTCCATGGCGTCGAAGTACGCGGGCACGTGCGCGGAGAAGTACAGGCGGAAGAACGGCGCGTTCTTCGGAGTGAAGCTGTCCATCGCTCCCATGAGCTTCAACTCCGGCAGGTGGATGAACAGGTTGCCGGCCTGATGCCAGTCTCCCGTGTAGTCGAGGACGAACCGCACCCCGCCGATGTCCATCTCCTTGCGCCGGCCACTGAAGGTCTCGGTGGGCAGGGGACGCCGGTCGTCGTTCTTGACCTCCTTGATGAACTCGCCGGTGATCTCATGGGAGATGATCTTCATGCCGTCCCGCTTCAGCAGGTGAGCTGCCCCGATGTGGTCGGCGTGCGCGTGGCTGTAGATCAGGTGGGTGACCGGCTTGGGGGTGACCGACTCGATCGCCTCCAGCAGTTTGTCCCCCAGGAACGGTGAAGCGTCCACGAGGACGACACCGTTCTTCGTCTCCACGAACATCGTGTTGATCATCCCCTGGGTGACGAAGTGGGCACCGCCGCCCAGGTCCTGGACGACATACCCGGACTCCGGGATGTCCGGGCCCAGGGCGAAGTCGGGTACAGGCGCGAACTCGGTCATGGTGATCTCCTTTGGGTGGCCCGCCCCAGGGCTGGGGCGGAGGGGTGTCTTGTGATGGGGTTCCAAGGGGCCGCGTGAGGGCTGGCTCGGGCCTGGCCTGCGGCAGCGCGGTCTTCGAGGCGACAGCGAGCCGGTGCAGGACAGCCGCTCCTTTCTCCAGCCCGGTGCAGGGAGGTCCTCTGGCTTCCTCGAGGGAGGAGGTCGTCGCTTTTCAGCCAGCATGGCCTGCTTTGCGTGCGTGTGGACGCTCCAAGGGCGCCCTGCTGAACCTAGGTCTGGCTGGTCCACCTTCACCGGCCCGTCACGCCGCTATGGGGAGCACACTGGCCGCATGAACGACAACGGCGAACTGGGGGACTTCCTGCGCTCGCGGCGGGCCCGTCTGCGTCCCGAGGATGCGGGGGCGGCTTTCAGTGGCGGCGCGCGCCGGGTCCCGGGACTGCGCCGTGAAGAGGTCGCGCACCTGGCCGGGGTGAGCACGGACTACTACGCCCGCCTCGAACAGGGCCGGCACCCCCACGTCTCCGAGACGGTACTGGAGGCGGTCGCCCGCGCCCTGCGCCTGGACGACACCGAACGCGGCTACCTCTTGGAACTCGCCCGACCCAGGACACCCGAACGCCACCGGAGCAGTCCCGCCCGCGCACCACGCATGCGGCAGCCGATCCACCAGATGCTGGACGTCCTGAACGATGTCTCACCGGCCGTCGTCATCAACCACCGCAGTGACGTCCTGGGCGCCAACCACCTGGCCAAACAGCTGATCACGGACTTCGACGCACTGCCGCACCGCGACCGCAACCTCGCCCGATTCGTACTGCTCCACCCCGCCGCCCGTGACCTGTACCAGGACTGGGACCGGGTCGCGGAGACCTTCGTCGCCAGTCTGCGCCTGACCTCCGGACGCCATCCCGACGACCGCCTGCTGAACGAACTCGTCGGGGAGCTGTCCATCAAGGTTCCCGAGTTCTCCACCTGGTGGGCCGGCCACCGAGTGGACCAGTGCGCCCACGGCACCCAACGCCTTGTTCACCCCGTGGTCGGCGAACTCACCCTCTCCTACGAAACACTTGCTCTGCCCGCCGACCCCGACCAGAGCATCGTGCTCTACACCACCGAACCCGGCTCCGCCTCCGCGGAAACACTCCGCCTGCTCGCCAGCTGGACCACACCGACGAACACACACGAGGCCGCCCCCTCCCAGGCACCGTACGGCTGATGAGGAACAGGCGGCCGATCAGTGACGAGGACTTGAGGCCATGACGTCCGCGCTCATCCAGACTCCCTTCGGAGAAGGGTCGACGGCCGCCGAGGTCATCGAGGGCGTCGACCTTTCCGGCACATCGACGCAGTGCTGACCCGCACATCGCATACGTGAGCCGTGACATGAACGAGGTGTTCTACCGGGACGCAGTCGAAGACACCGCAACGTGGCCCGCAGGCTCCCCGTTACGGACGTCGGCCTGACCATCGGATCGGGTCTCGAATATCCCGTCAGTGGGGAACGGCCTCGACGCCGCGATGTACAGAACACCTGTCTCCATGCGCGGTCCTGGGAGTCAGCAGAGGAGCTGACCATCGTCCGGGACCGCGCAGACAAGGGCAAAACACATCGCAGCAGCGGCAGGACGGCTGCCGCAGGTCACACGGAAGCGGAAATTACGGACGACCTTTGGGAGTCAACTTGAGGGTGCCTCGGAGGAACTGCGCCCTCGTAGGCCCGTCGGGGCACTCCAGCTGGCGAGCATGCTGAGCGTCTCCGCAGAGGCCGAACCAGGTTCCGCGGTGTAGAGGCAGATACTCAGGTCCGGGTCGGCGGGCAGGGCCAGAATCTCGTAGGAGAGGGTGAGTTCGCCGACCACGGGGTGAACAAGGCGCCGGGTGCCGTGGGCGCACTGGTCCACTCGGTGGCCGGCCCACCAGGTGGAGAACTCGGGAACCTTGATGGACAGCTCCCCGACGAATTCGTTCAGCAGGCGGTCGTCGGGATGGCGTCCGGCAGCCAGACGAAGACTGGCGACGAACGCCTCCGCGACCCGGTCCCAGTCCTGGTACAGGTCACGGGCGGCGGGGTGGAGCAGTACGAATCGGGCGAGGTTGCGGTCGCGGTGCGGCAGTGCGTCGAAGTCCGTGATCAGCGCCTTGGCAAGGTGGTTGACTGCCAGGACGTCGCTGCGGTGGTTGAGGACCAGGGCCGGCGAAACATCGTTGAGGACGTCAAGCATCTGGTGGATCGCCGGACGCACGCGCGGTAGCGGGGCCGGACGGCGCCGTTCAG is drawn from Streptomyces sp. NBC_01717 and contains these coding sequences:
- a CDS encoding glycoside hydrolase family 43 protein, producing the protein MKLSRLLSCAAAVALSGVLVAVMSLSSAEPAQAEQTIRAADPSVIRVGSTYVSVQSAGGGIAVRQASSPAALASAPARQVWSDTAGRGEIWAPEIVTDGGRYYIYFSAGRGSAHRMYVISSAAPDSGYTGETQLALPDNKWAIDGTQFTFNGQRWFVWSGWAGDTNVEQNLYIARMSSPTTPTGARYVISQPRESWERVVGNPFINESPEAIKDPNGQLHIVYSANGSWSDQYCLADLRLRAGGDPTYVWDWYKSNGCLFGSNRATMMSGWDPTLYVNGPGHHSFVLLNGDINTSPPAGPKFPLMFHAVPKGTPYAWENRYWYTGTFTWWGNTTYSRTNVPGPTADTGWSLKFFE
- a CDS encoding TIGR03086 family metal-binding protein, with translation MLPATKVEQLAQSIDLVVDAVRGAPVDQYHNPTPCSAWTVKDLVNHIAMMLLMTRDAGTRTASDPGLLTASPVPLLAGRPESEWALLVAGRAEPAARAWSEPAAWEGEAGLGGPTMPATALGGILIAEFTVHAWDTAAATGQRRTIPPALAEATFATYSREAPRMRSLGLLGDEVPQDADAPVLDRALALSGRNPRWTPAAH
- a CDS encoding MBL fold metallo-hydrolase; the protein is MTEFAPVPDFALGPDIPESGYVVQDLGGGAHFVTQGMINTMFVETKNGVVLVDASPFLGDKLLEAIESVTPKPVTHLIYSHAHADHIGAAHLLKRDGMKIISHEITGEFIKEVKNDDRRPLPTETFSGRRKEMDIGGVRFVLDYTGDWHQAGNLFIHLPELKLMGAMDSFTPKNAPFFRLYFSAHVPAYFDAMDQLLEYDYETIVTGHMALPGTPEDVATNREYIRDLRAAASEALRTVDMKEASAAAKVRANNKQAEIKVWMDAVTARAAELMPSWEERLGGTDIFLSDNLNATAWSVFID
- a CDS encoding helix-turn-helix transcriptional regulator; amino-acid sequence: MNDNGELGDFLRSRRARLRPEDAGAAFSGGARRVPGLRREEVAHLAGVSTDYYARLEQGRHPHVSETVLEAVARALRLDDTERGYLLELARPRTPERHRSSPARAPRMRQPIHQMLDVLNDVSPAVVINHRSDVLGANHLAKQLITDFDALPHRDRNLARFVLLHPAARDLYQDWDRVAETFVASLRLTSGRHPDDRLLNELVGELSIKVPEFSTWWAGHRVDQCAHGTQRLVHPVVGELTLSYETLALPADPDQSIVLYTTEPGSASAETLRLLASWTTPTNTHEAAPSQAPYG
- a CDS encoding helix-turn-helix transcriptional regulator — encoded protein: MDQSDELGDFLRSRRARLRPEDAGAAFSGGARRVPGLRREEVAHLAGVSTDYYARLEQGRHPHVSETVLEAVARALRLDDTERGYLFELARPKSPSPERRRPAPLPRVRPAIHQMLDVLNDVSPALVLNHRSDVLAVNHLAKALITDFDALPHRDRNLARFVLLHPAARDLYQDWDRVAEAFVASLRLAAGRHPDDRLLNEFVGELSIKVPEFSTWWAGHRVDQCAHGTRRLVHPVVGELTLSYEILALPADPDLSICLYTAEPGSASAETLSMLASWSAPTGLRGRSSSEAPSS